In bacterium, the following proteins share a genomic window:
- the tsaE gene encoding tRNA (adenosine(37)-N6)-threonylcarbamoyltransferase complex ATPase subunit type 1 TsaE, translating into MKKAFTTNSPEETKCLGKKISGFLKEGDVIALIGKLGAGKTVIANGLCSGLGVKENYITSPTYTIINQYNGRIPVYHIDLYRLNDSRELYNIGWDEYIYGNGTCIIEWADKAEEMLPEEYLRINIEVTGKDKRKITLQAKGASYENTWC; encoded by the coding sequence ATGAAAAAAGCATTCACCACAAACAGTCCTGAAGAAACAAAGTGTCTGGGTAAAAAGATAAGCGGGTTTTTAAAAGAGGGAGATGTTATTGCTTTGATTGGTAAACTGGGAGCAGGCAAGACGGTTATTGCCAATGGCTTGTGCAGTGGTCTTGGAGTAAAGGAAAATTATATAACAAGTCCGACTTACACAATAATCAATCAATATAATGGGAGAATTCCTGTTTATCATATTGATCTATACAGATTAAATGATTCAAGAGAGCTTTACAACATAGGCTGGGATGAATATATCTATGGAAATGGAACATGTATAATAGAATGGGCAGATAAGGCAGAGGAAATGTTGCCTGAAGAATATCTAAGGATAAACATAGAAGTAACTGGAAAGGATAAGAGAAAAATAACTTTACAAGCCAAAGGCGCATCTTATGAAAATACTTGGTGTTGA